A genome region from Armatimonadota bacterium includes the following:
- a CDS encoding DUF3307 domain-containing protein, protein MILTRLILASLLADFVFQPPRLVSWKSRASAGLLVHGVIHLALTAAVDVGYWSARCLVLAATLAIAHPGGGCGEDPDGPRSL, encoded by the coding sequence GTGATCCTCACCAGACTGATCCTGGCCAGTCTTCTGGCGGATTTCGTCTTCCAGCCGCCACGCCTGGTGTCCTGGAAGTCACGTGCATCCGCCGGTCTGCTGGTCCACGGGGTGATCCACCTCGCCCTCACGGCAGCGGTGGACGTGGGATACTGGTCCGCCCGGTGCCTGGTCCTGGCGGCAACCCTGGCGATCGCGCACCCTGGCGGTGGATGCGGCGAAGATCCGGATGGACCGCGGTCACTCTGA
- a CDS encoding NUDIX hydrolase, producing the protein MNGGGRRVYEGRVVSVRVEEVRLPDGRRASREIVEHRGAVAAVPLVDGDVLLVRQHRPAVGRALLEIPAGTLEAGESPEACLQRELAEEIGMRAGRLQHLVSFYPSPGFLTETVHVYLATDLTPHRLPGEEEDLEVVRMPLAAAQALVRSGEIVDSKSIIGLLWLIPEWTRRP; encoded by the coding sequence ATGAACGGCGGCGGGCGCCGCGTGTACGAGGGGCGGGTGGTCTCCGTGCGGGTGGAGGAGGTCCGGCTGCCCGACGGCCGCCGCGCGTCCCGGGAGATCGTGGAGCACCGGGGGGCGGTGGCGGCCGTGCCGCTGGTGGACGGGGACGTGCTGCTGGTCCGCCAGCACCGGCCGGCGGTGGGGCGGGCGCTGCTGGAGATCCCCGCCGGCACCCTGGAGGCCGGCGAATCGCCGGAGGCGTGCCTGCAGCGGGAGCTGGCAGAGGAGATCGGCATGCGCGCCGGGCGCCTGCAGCACCTGGTCTCGTTTTACCCCTCGCCGGGGTTCCTCACGGAGACGGTACACGTCTACCTGGCCACCGACCTGACCCCCCACCGCCTGCCCGGTGAGGAGGAGGACCTGGAGGTGGTCCGGATGCCCCTGGCGGCCGCCCAGGCGCTGGTGCGCTCGGGGGAGATCGTCGACAGCAAGTCCATCATCGGATTGCTGTGGCTGATCCCGGAATGGACCCGACGTCCCTGA
- a CDS encoding SatD family protein — protein sequence MKDRVAREHPSGDLYAVVTADLVVSRDLPDRREWQGRLRDLVDRLNTWHQSDLAAPFMITLGDELQGLIRDPRRFPPVVATVHSTIRPDRITVGVGIGPIATALAVRVTEMDGPAFVRAREAVEFGKEAGREVVVVSGTPAADVVLNALYALLGGIQRRWTVKQWERVSLYRQHRSLEKVAQAVGVSKQAVSLGLRYTVWDRVLEVEQRLPEIVASLLGLPGPAQASAGPKERG from the coding sequence GTGAAAGACCGGGTCGCGCGGGAACACCCCTCCGGTGACCTGTACGCAGTCGTCACCGCGGACCTGGTCGTGTCCCGGGATCTTCCGGACCGCCGGGAGTGGCAGGGGCGCCTGCGGGACCTTGTGGACCGCCTCAACACCTGGCACCAGTCCGACCTGGCCGCGCCGTTCATGATTACTCTGGGCGACGAGCTCCAGGGCCTCATCCGGGATCCGCGGCGGTTCCCACCCGTGGTGGCGACCGTCCATTCGACGATCCGTCCCGACCGGATCACGGTGGGCGTGGGGATCGGCCCGATCGCCACCGCCCTGGCGGTCCGGGTGACGGAGATGGACGGCCCCGCGTTCGTCCGGGCGCGGGAGGCGGTGGAGTTCGGAAAGGAGGCAGGCCGCGAGGTCGTGGTGGTGTCGGGCACCCCCGCCGCCGACGTGGTCCTCAACGCCTTGTATGCGCTGCTGGGGGGCATTCAGAGGCGCTGGACGGTCAAGCAGTGGGAGCGGGTGAGCCTCTACCGCCAGCACCGGTCCCTGGAGAAGGTCGCCCAGGCCGTGGGCGTCAGCAAGCAGGCCGTCAGTCTGGGTCTGAGGTACACTGTGTGGGATCGGGTCCTGGAGGTCGAGCAGCGGCTTCCGGAGATCGTGGCCTCCTTGCTGGGCCTGCCGGGTCCTGCACAGGCATCCGCCGGCCCGAAGGAGCGGGGATGA
- a CDS encoding 3-hydroxybutyryl-CoA dehydrogenase, which translates to MEIRRVGVVGCGVMGAGIAEVCARGGYEVTVVEVTDDLLARGLRRVEESMRRAVERGKITADEMAAARERIRGTTRLEDLAGADLVIEAVVERMDAKKEVFARLDTVCPPYTLFASNTSSLSITELASATARADRVLGLHFFNPVPVMKLVELIRGLQTSPQTAAIGRRFAESLGKTVVECRDSPGFIVNFLLVPYLLDAVRALERGIASRDDIDTAVVLGLAHPMGPLRLLDHVGLDTTYHIAEAMFAEFKDPRYAAPPLLKQMVAAGRLGRKSGKGFYDYEGGG; encoded by the coding sequence ATGGAGATCCGACGCGTCGGGGTGGTGGGATGCGGGGTGATGGGCGCCGGCATCGCGGAGGTGTGCGCCCGCGGCGGCTACGAGGTGACGGTGGTGGAGGTCACCGACGACCTGCTGGCCCGGGGGCTGCGGCGGGTCGAGGAGTCGATGAGGCGGGCGGTGGAGCGCGGGAAGATCACCGCGGACGAGATGGCGGCCGCCCGGGAGCGCATCCGCGGCACCACCCGCCTGGAGGACCTGGCCGGCGCCGACCTGGTCATCGAGGCCGTGGTCGAGCGCATGGACGCCAAGAAGGAGGTCTTCGCCCGGCTGGACACGGTGTGTCCGCCGTACACCCTGTTCGCCAGCAACACCTCGTCCCTGTCGATCACCGAGCTGGCGTCGGCCACCGCGCGGGCTGACCGGGTCCTGGGGCTGCACTTCTTCAACCCCGTGCCCGTGATGAAGCTGGTGGAACTGATCCGGGGCCTGCAGACCTCGCCCCAGACGGCGGCCATCGGCCGCCGGTTTGCCGAGTCCCTGGGCAAGACCGTCGTGGAGTGTCGGGACAGCCCGGGGTTCATCGTCAACTTCCTGCTGGTGCCCTACCTGCTGGACGCGGTGCGGGCCCTGGAGCGGGGGATTGCCTCCCGGGACGACATCGACACGGCGGTGGTGCTGGGGCTGGCCCACCCCATGGGCCCTCTGCGGCTGCTGGACCATGTGGGCCTGGATACCACCTACCACATCGCCGAGGCGATGTTTGCCGAGTTCAAGGATCCCCGCTATGCCGCTCCTCCGCTGCTCAAGCAGATGGTGGCGGCTGGCCGTCTGGGCCGAAAGTCCGGCAAAGGGTTTTACGACTACGAGGGGGGCGGCTGA
- a CDS encoding Zn-ribbon domain-containing OB-fold protein: MSAPERRRQAAGSPGAERYRVWPGTMPVSYRYTAGVAGQRFLSTLKDRGRLAVTRCAACGLTYLPPRLYCERCFSDLSQAWSEVEPTGRVHTFAVVHADLDGHRLPHPEVVALVRIDGTDGGLVSRLVQVSASDVFIDMPVRAVLRPPRRRTGTLADIVGFAPRG, encoded by the coding sequence ATGTCCGCCCCTGAGCGCCGCCGACAGGCAGCCGGCTCCCCCGGCGCGGAGCGCTATCGGGTGTGGCCGGGGACGATGCCGGTCAGCTACCGGTACACCGCGGGGGTGGCCGGACAGCGGTTCTTGTCCACCCTGAAGGACCGGGGGCGGCTGGCCGTCACCCGGTGCGCCGCGTGCGGCCTGACGTACCTGCCTCCCCGCCTGTACTGCGAGCGCTGCTTTTCCGATCTGTCCCAGGCCTGGTCCGAAGTCGAGCCGACGGGGCGGGTGCACACCTTCGCCGTCGTCCACGCCGACCTCGACGGCCATCGCCTGCCTCACCCCGAGGTGGTGGCTCTGGTCCGCATCGACGGCACCGACGGCGGCTTGGTGAGCCGGCTGGTGCAGGTGTCGGCCTCCGACGTCTTCATCGACATGCCCGTGCGGGCCGTACTCCGCCCCCCGCGACGCCGGACTGGCACCCTGGCCGACATCGTCGGGTTCGCGCCGCGCGGGTAA
- a CDS encoding pyrimidine-nucleoside phosphorylase — MARAYELIQKKRDGGELTPQEVADLLSGYLSGQIPDYQMSAFLMAVYFRGMTARETAEFTLAMVRSGRTVDLSAIPGVKVDKHSTGGVGDKTSLVLIPLVAAAGAPVAKLSGRGLGHTGGTIDKLESIPGFRTEMDLREFVAQVIRIGCAIVATTADLVPADKKLYALRDVTATVDSIPLIASSIMSKKIAGGADAIVLDVKTGSGAFMKTLDGARQLARVMVDIGAQVGRRTVAVISDMDQPLGRAVGNALEVEEALQTLRGDGPSDLRDLCLTLGAHMVVLAGRASAPPQAREMLQRALDSGQALERFARMVSAQGGDPRVADDPSLLPRAPVVVPVPAPAGGVVEAVDAQAIGLAAMALGAGRATTTDVIDPAVGIVLERKVGQTVGRGDPLARVHARDRARAEEAVARVQRAYRIGPAAPPARPLIWEVVGG; from the coding sequence GTGGCGCGCGCCTACGAGCTCATCCAGAAAAAGCGCGACGGCGGGGAACTGACCCCCCAGGAGGTCGCCGACCTCCTGTCGGGCTACCTGTCCGGGCAGATCCCCGACTACCAGATGAGCGCTTTCCTGATGGCCGTGTACTTCCGGGGGATGACCGCCCGGGAGACGGCCGAGTTCACCCTGGCCATGGTCCGCTCGGGCCGCACCGTGGACCTCAGCGCCATTCCCGGCGTGAAGGTGGACAAGCACAGCACGGGGGGCGTGGGCGACAAGACCTCCCTGGTCCTGATCCCCCTGGTGGCCGCGGCCGGCGCGCCCGTGGCCAAGCTGTCCGGGCGGGGGCTGGGCCACACCGGCGGCACCATCGACAAGCTGGAATCCATTCCGGGGTTCCGGACCGAGATGGACCTCCGGGAGTTCGTGGCCCAGGTCATCCGGATCGGCTGCGCCATCGTCGCCACCACCGCCGACCTGGTGCCCGCGGACAAGAAGCTGTACGCCCTCCGCGACGTCACCGCCACCGTGGACAGCATCCCGCTGATCGCCAGCAGCATCATGAGCAAGAAGATCGCCGGAGGCGCCGACGCCATCGTCCTGGACGTCAAGACCGGCAGCGGCGCTTTCATGAAGACCCTGGACGGCGCCCGGCAGCTGGCCCGCGTCATGGTGGACATCGGCGCCCAGGTCGGCCGCCGGACGGTGGCGGTGATCAGCGACATGGACCAGCCCCTGGGCCGGGCGGTGGGCAACGCCCTCGAGGTGGAGGAAGCCCTGCAGACGTTGCGGGGAGACGGGCCGTCCGACCTGCGGGACCTGTGCCTGACCCTGGGGGCCCACATGGTGGTCCTGGCCGGTCGGGCCTCCGCCCCCCCGCAGGCGCGGGAGATGCTGCAGCGGGCTCTGGACAGCGGGCAGGCGCTGGAGAGGTTTGCCCGGATGGTGTCCGCCCAGGGGGGCGACCCGCGGGTGGCCGACGACCCGTCCCTCCTGCCCCGGGCGCCGGTGGTCGTGCCTGTTCCCGCTCCTGCCGGCGGTGTGGTGGAGGCTGTGGACGCCCAGGCCATCGGGCTGGCGGCGATGGCCCTGGGGGCGGGCCGGGCCACCACCACCGATGTCATCGATCCCGCGGTGGGCATCGTCCTGGAGCGCAAGGTGGGACAGACGGTGGGGCGCGGTGACCCCCTGGCCAGGGTGCACGCCCGGGACCGCGCTCGCGCGGAGGAGGCCGTGGCGCGGGTGCAGCGCGCGTACCGGATCGGCCCGGCCGCGCCGCCCGCCCGCCCGCTGATCTGGGAGGTGGTGGGCGGGTGA
- a CDS encoding purine-nucleoside phosphorylase has product MEWRERIRAAADYIRARTRVTPQVAIILGSGLGALAADIDADAVLPYADIPAFPRSTVEGHAGNLILGHLEGKSVVAMQGRVHYYEGYTLAEVVFPVRVMRALGAGVLVVSNAAGCLNRQWYRGDLMIIADHINFFGTNPLIGPHDPSLGPRFVDMSAAYDPEFIALAERAALAEGIPIRKGVYVGVPGPSYETPAELRMLRGWGADAVGMSTVPEVIAARHMGMRVLGITALTDMATGEQVQPVSHEEVIAAAREIEPKFVRLVRRIVREMRV; this is encoded by the coding sequence GTGGAGTGGAGGGAGCGCATCCGGGCGGCCGCAGACTACATTCGCGCGCGCACGCGGGTGACCCCGCAGGTGGCCATCATCCTGGGGTCGGGGCTGGGGGCGCTGGCCGCCGACATCGACGCCGACGCCGTGCTGCCCTACGCCGACATCCCGGCCTTCCCGCGCTCGACGGTGGAAGGGCACGCCGGAAATCTGATCCTGGGGCACCTGGAGGGCAAGTCCGTGGTGGCCATGCAGGGGCGGGTGCACTACTACGAGGGCTATACCCTGGCCGAGGTGGTCTTCCCGGTGCGGGTCATGCGGGCCCTGGGCGCCGGGGTGCTGGTGGTGAGCAACGCCGCCGGGTGCCTCAACCGCCAGTGGTACCGGGGCGATCTGATGATCATCGCCGACCACATCAACTTCTTCGGCACCAACCCCCTGATCGGCCCCCACGATCCCTCTCTGGGGCCGCGGTTTGTGGACATGTCCGCGGCCTACGACCCCGAGTTCATCGCCCTGGCCGAGCGGGCGGCCCTGGCCGAAGGCATCCCCATCCGCAAGGGCGTGTACGTGGGCGTGCCGGGCCCCAGCTACGAGACGCCCGCCGAGCTGCGGATGCTGCGGGGGTGGGGGGCGGATGCCGTGGGGATGTCCACGGTCCCCGAGGTCATCGCGGCCCGGCATATGGGCATGCGGGTGCTGGGCATCACCGCCCTCACCGACATGGCCACCGGCGAGCAGGTGCAGCCGGTCAGCCACGAAGAGGTCATTGCCGCCGCCCGGGAGATCGAGCCCAAGTTCGTGCGGCTGGTGCGGCGGATCGTGCGGGAGATGCGGGTGTGA
- a CDS encoding AAA family ATPase, with translation MIVRIPDPSLVVLCGPAASGKSTFARRHFLPTAVVSTDRCRAMIADDEANIRVSRDAFELFFHIIELRLRHRRLAVADSTALQPDVRRALRQLARRYEVPAVAILFDVPEETCVRWDASRPRRVGRPVIHRQWERFQQALRSVPGEGFDQVVVLGEDDVRSCRVELVPSAARAREAAPEPADG, from the coding sequence GTGATCGTGCGCATCCCCGACCCCTCCCTGGTGGTGCTGTGCGGGCCGGCCGCCAGCGGCAAGTCCACCTTTGCCCGCCGGCACTTTCTCCCCACGGCGGTGGTGTCCACGGACCGCTGTCGGGCCATGATCGCCGACGACGAGGCCAACATCCGCGTCTCCCGGGACGCGTTCGAGCTCTTCTTCCACATCATCGAGCTGCGCCTGCGCCACCGTCGCCTGGCGGTGGCCGACAGTACCGCCCTGCAGCCCGACGTGCGCCGGGCCCTGCGCCAGCTGGCCCGCCGCTACGAGGTGCCGGCGGTGGCCATCCTGTTCGACGTCCCGGAAGAGACGTGCGTGCGGTGGGATGCGTCCCGCCCTCGCCGGGTGGGACGCCCGGTGATCCACCGGCAGTGGGAGCGATTCCAGCAGGCGCTGCGCAGCGTGCCTGGCGAGGGGTTCGACCAGGTGGTGGTCCTGGGCGAAGACGACGTCCGCAGCTGTCGGGTGGAGCTGGTCCCGTCCGCCGCGCGCGCCCGCGAGGCAGCGCCGGAACCCGCCGACGGCTAG
- a CDS encoding phosphopentomutase encodes MRTFARVVVIVLDSAGIGELPDAGRYGDEGSNTLVHTAEAAGGLRVPTLEALGLGRIAPLRGVRAVSDPRGAFGRMAERSAGKDTTTGHWELMGVILERPFPTYPRGFPPDLIAQVERVLGTPVLGNEVASGTEIIARLGPEHQRTGYPIVYTSADSVFQIAAHEDVIPVERLYEMCRAVRRILTGEHAVSRVIARPFVGRPGAYVRTDRRRDFALPPPAPTVLDAAVAAGYPVIGVGKIADIFAGRGITEAVHTHDDLDGVARTAEAVRRIPRGIVFTNLVDLDSRYGHRNDPGGYARGLEAIDAALPQVLDTLGADDLVIVTADHGNDPTTPSTDHSREYVPLLVAGRRVRGGVDLGTRPTFADVGATVAAALGIPWEGPGESMVPLIAE; translated from the coding sequence GTGAGGACGTTCGCCCGCGTCGTCGTCATCGTCCTGGACAGCGCCGGGATCGGGGAGCTGCCCGATGCCGGCCGCTACGGGGACGAGGGCAGCAACACCCTTGTGCACACCGCCGAGGCCGCCGGCGGGTTGCGGGTCCCCACCCTGGAGGCCCTGGGCCTGGGACGCATCGCGCCCCTGCGCGGGGTGCGGGCGGTGTCCGACCCCCGCGGCGCGTTCGGCCGCATGGCCGAGCGGTCGGCGGGCAAGGACACCACCACCGGGCACTGGGAGCTGATGGGGGTCATCCTGGAGCGGCCGTTTCCCACCTATCCCCGCGGGTTTCCTCCCGACCTCATCGCTCAGGTGGAGCGGGTCCTGGGCACCCCCGTGCTGGGCAACGAGGTGGCCTCCGGCACCGAGATCATCGCCCGCCTGGGCCCGGAGCACCAGCGCACCGGGTACCCCATCGTGTACACTTCCGCCGACAGCGTGTTCCAGATCGCCGCCCACGAGGACGTCATCCCGGTGGAGCGGCTGTACGAGATGTGCCGGGCGGTGCGGCGGATCCTCACCGGCGAGCACGCGGTCAGCCGTGTGATCGCCCGGCCCTTTGTGGGCCGGCCCGGAGCATATGTCCGCACCGACCGCCGGCGGGACTTTGCCCTGCCTCCGCCGGCCCCCACGGTCCTGGATGCGGCCGTGGCCGCGGGGTATCCGGTGATCGGCGTGGGCAAGATCGCGGACATCTTCGCCGGCCGGGGCATCACCGAAGCGGTGCACACCCACGACGACCTGGACGGGGTGGCCCGCACCGCCGAGGCGGTGCGGCGGATCCCCCGGGGCATCGTCTTCACCAACCTGGTGGACCTGGATTCGCGCTACGGCCACCGCAACGACCCGGGGGGCTACGCCCGGGGACTGGAGGCCATCGATGCCGCCCTGCCCCAGGTCCTGGACACCCTCGGCGCCGACGACCTGGTGATCGTCACCGCCGACCACGGCAACGACCCCACCACGCCCAGCACCGACCACTCCCGGGAGTACGTGCCCCTGCTGGTGGCCGGCCGGCGCGTGCGGGGAGGGGTGGATCTGGGCACGCGGCCGACGTTTGCCGACGTGGGCGCCACCGTGGCGGCGGCCCTGGGGATCCCCTGGGAGGGTCCGGGAGAAAGCATGGTGCCCCTGATTGCCGAATAG
- a CDS encoding CTP synthase, whose translation MAKYIFVTGGVASALGKGITSASIGRLLVARGLRVTMLKFDPYVNVDAGTMNPHQHGEVFVTDDGAETDMDLGHYERFIDTNLSRDNNTTTGKIYGAVIARERRGEYLGGTVQVIPHVTNEIKDEIRRVAAAAGADVTIVEVGGTVGDIEGLPFLEAIRQFRHAVGADNVMYVHVSLVPYLRAAGELKTKPTQHSVKELRSIGIQPDVIVCRTERPLSRAIKEKIALFCDVSPDAVIEAMDAATIYEVPLILEREGLGELIVRRLGLECGPPDLGEWQEMVDRILHPQASVRIALVGKYMGVEDSYVSIVEALRHGGIAYRAEVVITKVDAETLEPLSDAEVAARLAEFDGILVCPGFGARGVEGKVKAIRFARERKVPFLGICYGMQWAVVEFARHVCGLEGANTTEVDPATPHPVIDLLPEQKGVTEKGGTMRLGLYPCRLAPGSLAAAAYGTDMVAERHRHRYEVNNAYLDILTRGGLRVTGVYPEKNLVEIIELSDHPWFVGTQFHAEYRSRPTRPHPLYRDFIGAALRRARVAVGSRDGADTMT comes from the coding sequence GTGGCCAAGTACATCTTCGTCACCGGCGGGGTGGCCTCGGCCCTGGGCAAGGGGATCACCTCGGCCAGCATCGGCCGCCTGCTGGTGGCCCGCGGGCTGCGGGTGACCATGTTGAAGTTCGACCCGTACGTCAACGTGGACGCGGGGACCATGAACCCCCACCAGCACGGCGAGGTCTTCGTCACCGACGACGGCGCCGAGACCGACATGGACCTGGGCCACTACGAGCGGTTCATCGACACCAACCTGAGCCGGGACAACAACACCACCACCGGCAAGATCTACGGCGCGGTCATCGCCCGGGAGCGCCGGGGCGAGTACCTGGGCGGCACCGTGCAGGTGATCCCCCACGTCACCAACGAGATCAAGGACGAGATCCGCCGGGTGGCCGCCGCCGCGGGGGCCGACGTGACCATCGTGGAGGTCGGGGGAACGGTGGGCGACATCGAAGGGCTCCCCTTCCTGGAGGCCATCCGCCAGTTCCGCCACGCGGTGGGGGCCGACAACGTCATGTACGTGCACGTCTCCCTGGTGCCCTACCTGCGGGCCGCCGGCGAACTCAAGACCAAGCCCACCCAGCACAGCGTGAAGGAGCTGCGCAGCATCGGGATCCAGCCCGATGTCATCGTCTGCCGCACCGAGCGGCCGCTGTCCCGGGCCATCAAGGAGAAGATCGCCCTGTTCTGCGACGTCTCCCCCGACGCCGTCATCGAGGCGATGGATGCGGCCACCATCTACGAGGTCCCCCTGATCCTGGAACGGGAGGGGCTGGGCGAGCTGATCGTCCGGCGGCTGGGACTGGAGTGCGGTCCGCCGGATCTGGGCGAGTGGCAGGAGATGGTGGACCGCATCCTGCACCCGCAGGCGTCGGTGCGCATCGCCCTCGTCGGCAAGTACATGGGGGTGGAAGATTCCTACGTCAGCATCGTGGAGGCCCTTCGCCACGGGGGCATCGCCTACCGGGCCGAGGTGGTCATCACCAAGGTGGACGCCGAAACCCTGGAGCCCCTGTCCGACGCCGAGGTGGCCGCGCGGCTGGCGGAGTTCGACGGCATCCTGGTGTGCCCGGGGTTCGGGGCCCGGGGGGTGGAGGGCAAGGTCAAGGCCATCCGCTTTGCCCGGGAGCGGAAGGTGCCGTTCCTGGGCATCTGCTACGGCATGCAGTGGGCGGTGGTGGAGTTCGCCCGCCACGTCTGCGGCCTGGAGGGAGCCAACACCACCGAGGTCGACCCGGCCACCCCCCACCCGGTGATCGACCTGCTGCCCGAGCAGAAGGGGGTCACCGAGAAGGGAGGGACCATGCGGCTGGGCCTGTATCCCTGCCGCCTGGCTCCGGGGTCGCTGGCGGCCGCGGCCTACGGCACCGACATGGTCGCCGAGCGGCATCGCCACCGGTACGAGGTCAACAACGCCTACCTGGACATCCTCACCCGCGGGGGCCTGCGGGTGACCGGGGTGTACCCGGAGAAGAACCTGGTGGAGATCATCGAGCTGTCCGACCACCCCTGGTTTGTGGGCACCCAGTTCCACGCCGAGTACCGGTCCCGGCCCACGCGCCCCCACCCGCTGTACCGCGACTTCATCGGCGCGGCCCTCCGCCGGGCCCGGGTGGCGGTGGGGTCCCGGGACGGGGCGGACACCATGACCTGA
- the xerD gene encoding site-specific tyrosine recombinase XerD, whose translation MPDAFLRAVEAFCAHALAEAGLAPRTVEAYRRDLEEFAAFAASRGAPAPGAVSRATVSLYLATLRRRGLSPATVRRRAASVRAWYRYLLRETAVGTDPTVDLAPPRLPQRLPRVLTVEEVERLLAAPDPSTPEGLRDRALLELLYASGLRVSEAVGLQLSDLDLAQEVVRTVGKGSRERLVPLGAHAVRALRAYLARARPVLVRHRWTQAVFVSRRGRPLTRQACWKLVRRYARRAGITRALSPHVLRHSFATHLLDRGADLRAVQEMLGHASVATTQVYTHLTRQRLREVYRAAHPRDGMRIPPSPRGGRRRQS comes from the coding sequence GTGCCGGACGCTTTCCTGCGGGCCGTGGAGGCGTTCTGCGCCCACGCCCTGGCCGAGGCCGGGCTGGCGCCCCGCACCGTGGAAGCGTACCGGCGGGACCTGGAGGAGTTCGCGGCGTTCGCCGCCAGCCGGGGAGCGCCCGCGCCGGGGGCGGTCAGCCGGGCCACGGTGAGCCTGTACCTGGCCACCCTGCGCCGCCGCGGCCTCAGTCCGGCCACGGTGCGGCGGCGGGCCGCCTCGGTGCGGGCGTGGTACCGGTACCTGCTGCGGGAGACCGCGGTGGGCACGGATCCCACGGTCGACCTGGCCCCCCCGCGCCTGCCGCAGAGGCTGCCGCGGGTGCTGACCGTGGAGGAGGTGGAGCGGTTGCTGGCCGCCCCCGATCCATCCACGCCCGAGGGCCTGCGGGACCGGGCGCTGCTGGAGTTGCTGTACGCCAGCGGGTTGCGCGTCTCCGAGGCGGTGGGACTGCAGCTGTCGGACCTGGACCTGGCCCAGGAGGTGGTGCGGACCGTCGGCAAGGGCTCCCGGGAGAGGCTCGTGCCTCTGGGCGCCCACGCGGTCCGGGCCCTGCGGGCCTACCTGGCGCGCGCGCGCCCGGTGCTGGTCCGCCACCGATGGACCCAGGCGGTGTTCGTCAGCCGCCGCGGCCGGCCGTTGACCCGGCAGGCCTGCTGGAAGCTGGTTCGCCGCTACGCCCGGCGGGCCGGCATCACGCGGGCGCTGAGCCCCCACGTGCTCCGCCACTCGTTCGCCACCCACCTGCTGGACCGGGGGGCCGACCTGCGGGCGGTACAGGAGATGCTCGGCCACGCCAGCGTGGCCACCACCCAGGTCTACACTCACCTGACGCGCCAGCGCCTCCGCGAGGTGTACCGCGCCGCGCACCCGCGGGACGGCATGCGGATTCCCCCCTCTCCCCGGGGAGGACGCCGCCGGCAGTCGTGA
- the ilvE gene encoding branched-chain-amino-acid transaminase, with amino-acid sequence MALVTYVNGAFVPKEEARVSVYDHGYLYGDGVFEGIRAYRGRIFRLEAHLDRLYASARYLQLTIPLSRQEMAEAILETVRRCGLQDAYIRPIVSRGVGDLGLDPRKCPSPTVVIIVDAIQLYPPEAYERGLRAITATTRKVRSDMLAPQAKTLNYLNNILARLEANRAGVDEAVMLSADGYVCECSADNIFIVRGGQVWTPPAYLGILRGVTRDAILDLARDQGLPVAERVFTLYDIYTADECFLTGTGAEVGPVVELDGRPIADGRPGPITRRLMAAFRDLVAREGTPIYPSPAEARP; translated from the coding sequence ATGGCGCTGGTCACCTACGTCAACGGTGCGTTCGTGCCCAAGGAGGAGGCCCGGGTCTCGGTCTATGACCACGGGTACCTGTATGGCGACGGTGTCTTCGAGGGAATCCGGGCCTACCGGGGGCGCATCTTCCGCCTGGAGGCCCACCTGGACCGCCTGTACGCGTCGGCGCGGTACCTGCAGCTGACGATCCCGCTGTCCCGCCAGGAGATGGCGGAAGCGATCCTCGAAACGGTCCGACGCTGCGGCCTGCAGGACGCCTACATCCGGCCCATCGTCTCCCGGGGCGTCGGCGACCTGGGCCTGGATCCCCGCAAGTGCCCGTCCCCCACGGTGGTCATCATCGTGGACGCGATCCAGCTGTACCCCCCCGAGGCTTACGAGCGGGGCCTGCGGGCCATCACCGCTACCACCCGCAAGGTGCGGTCCGACATGCTGGCGCCCCAGGCCAAGACCCTCAACTACCTCAACAACATCCTGGCCCGCCTGGAGGCCAACCGGGCCGGCGTGGACGAGGCGGTGATGCTCAGCGCCGACGGGTACGTCTGCGAGTGCAGCGCCGACAACATCTTCATCGTGCGGGGCGGGCAGGTGTGGACGCCTCCGGCCTACCTGGGGATCCTGCGCGGCGTCACCCGGGACGCCATCCTGGACCTGGCCCGGGACCAGGGGCTGCCGGTGGCGGAGCGGGTGTTCACCCTGTATGACATCTACACGGCCGACGAGTGCTTCCTGACGGGTACGGGCGCGGAGGTGGGGCCCGTGGTGGAACTGGACGGCCGGCCCATCGCCGACGGACGGCCCGGCCCCATCACCCGGCGGTTGATGGCCGCCTTCCGGGACCTGGTGGCCCGCGAGGGGACTCCCATCTACCCGTCGCCGGCCGAGGCCCGGCCGTAG